In Salminus brasiliensis chromosome 24, fSalBra1.hap2, whole genome shotgun sequence, one genomic interval encodes:
- the LOC140546348 gene encoding uncharacterized protein: MSQGNSEDVIYCNNINRGERVEVAVDIYEGADGKAKREMEDTRIQKDLQRKITGGDASWSRCCRLTAVCLGLLCVLLLTAITLLWIMFNNLTAERDQLHTSNTNLTAERDQLQTNNTNLTAERNQLHISNTNLTTQRDQLQTNYTGLTRDRNQLQSSYSSLTKEKDQLQTSYTNLTKEKIQLQSSYNSLTLVNEQLQTIYTNLTVEKDQLQTRYDSMTARKDQLQIARQEVLRGLSALGWRYFNSSLYSITTVKKTWSQSQLDCQSKGADLVIINSREEQDYINTALDGIEAWIGLTDIQTEGVWKWVDDSALTTGYWLGGEPNNFANNEDCASDISSYSSNSTWVDSPCGRSHFALCEKKL; the protein is encoded by the exons ATGTCTCAGGGTAATTCTGAAGATGTGATCTACTGTAATAATATTAACAGAGGAGAACGGGTAGAGGTGGCGGTGGACATTTACGAGGGTGCAGATGGTAAGGCcaaaagagagatggaggacaCCAGGATACAGAAGGACCTACAAAGAAAAATCACAG GAGGAGACGCTTCATGGAGCAGATGCTGCAGACTGACTGCAGTGTGtctggggctgctgtgtgttcTCCTGCTGACTGCCATCACACTGCTGTGGATCATGTTCaacaacctgactgcagagagagaccagttacacaccagtaacaccaacctgactgcagagagagaccagttacagaccaataacaccaacctgactgcagagagaaacCAGTTACACATCAGTAACACCAACCTGACTACACaaagagaccagttacagaccaatTACACAGGCCTGACAAGAGACAGAAACCAGTTACAAAGCAGTTACAGCAGCCTGACAAAAGAGaaagaccagttacagaccagttacaccaacctCACTAAAGAGAAAATTCAGTTACAGTCCAGTTACAATAGCCTGACTTTAGTGAATGAACAGTTACAGACCATTTATACCAACCTGACTGTAGAGaaagaccagttacagaccagatATGATAGCATGACTGCAAGGAAAGACCAGTTACAGATAGCAAGACAGGAAGTCTTGAGGGGGCTTTCGGCTCTTG GATGGCGTTACTTCAACTCCAGTCTTTACTCCATCACTACTGTGAAAAAGACCTGGAGTCAGAGCCAACTGGACTGTCAAAGTAAAGGAGCAGACCTGGTGATCATAAACAGCAGAGAGGAACAg GACTATATCAATACAGCATTAGATGGAATTGAAGCTTGGATTGGTCTGACGGACATCCAAACAGAAGGGGTCTGGAAATGGGTGGATGACTCAGCACTGACCACTGG GTACTGGTTGGGAGGGGAACCCAATAATTTTGCAAACAATGAAGACTGTGCTTCAGATATCTCTTCATATTCTAGTAATTCAACCTGGGTTGATAGTCCCTGTGGACGTTCTCATTTTGCGCTCTGTGAGAAAAAGCTTTAG
- the LOC140546349 gene encoding uncharacterized protein has translation MSKGNSEDVIYCNINRREQVEVVKHIYENADSVKGLEAKREMEDLRTQNTGGDAPWSRFYRLAAVCLGLLCVLRLTAITLLWIKFNNLTIGKKKLHTSYTNLTEERDQLQTSYINLTIERDQLQTSYTNLNKERDQLHTSYTNLTLVNEQLETSNINLTEERDQLQTSYINLTIERDQLQTSYTNLNKERDQLHISYTNLTLVNEQLETSNINLTAERNQLHTSYINLTVERDQLQTMYDSMTAMKDQLQIQRDEVLRGLLVLAFTRTEAWIGLTDIQTEGVWKWVDGSALTTGYWLMGEPNNFANNEDCALTGSFYSTSSNSTWFDYPCGRSNFALCKKKF, from the exons ATGTCTAAGGGTAATTCTGAAGATGTGATCTACTGTAATATCAACAGACGAGAGCAGGTGGAGGTGGTGAAGCATATATATGAGAATGCAGACAGTGTTAAAGGCCTTGAGGCcaaaagagagatggaggacctgcgcacacaaaacacag GAGGAGACGCTCCATGGAGCAGGTTCTACAGGCTGGCTGCAGTGTGtctggggctgctgtgtgttcTCCGGCTGACTGCCATCACACTGCTGTGGATCAAGTTCAACAACCTGACTATAGGGAAAAAAAAGTTACACaccagttacaccaacctgactgaagagagagaccagttacagaccagttacaTCAACCTGACtatagagagagaccagttacagaccagttacaccaacctgaataaagagagagaccagttacacaccagCTACACCAACCTGACTTTAGTGAATGAACAGTTAGAGACCAGTAACATCAACCTGACtgaagagagagaccagttacagaccagttacaTCAACCTGACtatagagagagaccagttacagaccagttacaccaacctgaataaagagagagaccagttacacatCAGCTACACCAACCTGACTTTAGTGAATGAACAGTTAGAGACCAGTAACatcaacctgactgcagagagaaacCAGTTACATACCAGTTACATTAACCTAACtgtagagagagaccagttacagaccatgTATGACAGCATGACTGCAATGAAAGATCAGTTACAGATACAGAGAGATGAAGTCTTGAGGGGGCTTTTGGTTCTAG CATTCACCAGAACTGAAGCTTGGATTGGTCTGACGGACATCCAAACAGAGGGGGTCTGGAAATGGGTGGACGGCTCAGCACTGACCACTGG GTACTGGTTGATGGGGGAACCCAATAATTTTGCAAACAATGAAGACTGTGCTTTAACTGGCTCTTTTTATTCTACATCTAGTAATTCAACCTGGTTTGATTATCCCTGTGGACGTTCTAATTTTGCACTCTGTAAGAAAAAGTTTTAG